The Hippoglossus stenolepis isolate QCI-W04-F060 chromosome 11, HSTE1.2, whole genome shotgun sequence genome includes a window with the following:
- the LOC118117750 gene encoding zinc finger protein ZFMSA12A isoform X1: MEGALPLSSLRLLAPPLRVMLAVMWKVVRQKNVKHYRKVVEFVTLVTEAIPDILTDRQMRLLTLGLRAKMTFQMLRSEQSEDLRHVRTHLDSLLPTSSKQLQPQTEALEDNFVRLIQRLLEDSKGREHFLENVFPVEYGPNFDTALETMVCDFFSRLEELLLIPNFKQTAVWISDTSSVLEEYMQCVTTTDDLKVLLRSKVPHGKMAKMDSIGPSPSEQQLFLSLSLPPSLRATKDMEPKTQTLENQRESEATSPQEVGDTMEKDGRWSDETRQSSTEQTTGEKCSDRVPDGHIVEECDDRATSTSAQSPVLSGSLIGHPRLRVAQKCSQCAKCFIYRYELLEHQRLHTGENPYKCSQCGKAFRRTSDLSTHRRTQCTKAAYICIKCGNSFQSIQERFRHQCIESVQKFDCSQCGKVFKKMYLLDKHELTHSQDRIFRCKQCSGVYPSMSELRSHQRIHPPKLSNQCMQCGKIFSSAACLTAHELRHRQQKTQMCMRCGKAFKNKHDLSLHMRSHTGERPFQCTYCGKRFSVSGNLTVHIRTHTGEKPYLCSDCGKAFVSAGELQIHRRTHTGEKPYKCTVCERGFTMASKLTLHMRVHTGERPYVCSVCGKGFSRGGELKKHTMNHTGVRPYACQLCAKTYTCLNHLRRHLKTHSVLQTV, translated from the exons ATGG AGGGTGCCCTGCCCCTGTCCTCACTAAGGCTCCTGGCTCCACCTCTGCGGGTGATGCTGGCTGTGATGTGGAAGGTGGTTCGTCAGAAGAATGTAAAGCATTATAGGAAGGTGGTGGAGTTTGTGACCTTGGTAACTGAGGCCATCCCTGACATattgactgacagacagatgagacTGCTCACTCTGGGATTAAGAGCAAAG ATGACTTTCCAGATGTTACGTTCTGAACAGTCAGAAGATCTCAGACATGTTAGAACACACTTAGACAGCCTCCTGCCAACCAGCTCAAAACAG CTTCAGCCACAAACTGAAGCCCTCGAAGACAACTTTGTCCGACTTATTCAGAGACTTCTAGAGGACTCAAAAGGGAGAGAACACTTTCTCGAG AATGTGTTTCCCGTGGAGTACGGCCCCAACTTTGATACAGCACTGGAGACGATGGTTTGTGATTTCTTCAGCCGGCTGGAAGAGCTTCTGCTTATACCAAACTTTAAACAG ACCGCAGTATGGATCAGTGATACATCCTCTGTGCTAGAAGAGTACATGCAGTGTGTGACCACTACAGATGACCTCAAAGTTTTGCTCAGAAGCAAGGTGCCTCATGGTAAAATGGCCAAGATGGATTCCATTG GGCCCTCTccatcagagcagcagctcttcttATCGttatctctccctccttcattgAGAGCAACCAAGGACATGGaaccaaaaacacagacattagaAAACCAAAGAGAATCTGAGGCGACTTCTCCTCAGGAGGTGGGAGACACGATGGAAAAGGATGGAAGATGGTCGGATGAGACGCGACAGAGCAGCACAGAACAAACAACAGGAGAGAAATGCAGTGACCGTGTTCCTGATGGTCACATTGTGGAGGAGTGTGATGACAGAGCTACCTCTACATCTGCTCAGAGCCCTGTATTGTCCGGATCTTTAATCGGCCACCCTCGGCTCAGAGTTGCACAGAAATGCAGTCAGTGTGCGAAGTGCTTCATTTACCGTTATGAGCTCCTGGAGCATCAAAGACTGCACACTGGAGAAAACCCCTACAAGTGCTCTCAGTGCGGAAAGGCCTTCAGGAGGACGTCTGACCTGTCCACTCACAGACGGACACAGTGCACGAAGGCCGCTTATATTTGCATCAAATGTGGAAATAGCTTTCAGTCTATACAGGAGAGATTTAGACACCAGTGTATTGAAAGTGTCCAAAAGTTTGACTGTTCTCAGTGTGGAAAagtttttaagaaaatgtacCTGCTGGATAAGCATGAGCTGACTCACAGCCAGGACCGCATCTTCAGGTGCAAACAGTGCAGCGGGGTGTACCCCAGCATGAGCGAGCTGAGATCCCATCAGAGGATTCATCCTCCCAAGCTGTCCAATCAGTGCATGCAGTGTGGGAAGATCTTCAGCTCTGCTGCGTGTCTGACAGCTCACGAGCTGCGCCACAGACAGCAGAAAACGCAGATGTGCATGCGCTGTGGCAAAGCCTTTAAGAACAAGCATGACCTGAGTCTGCACATGCGCAGTCACACAGGCGAGAGGCCTTTTCAGTGCACGTACTGTGGGAAACGTTTCTCAGTGTCCGGAAATCTCACCGTACACATTCGAACTCACACCGGAGAGAAACCATATCTGTGCTCTGACTGCGGAAAGGCTTTTGTTTCAGCGGGCGAGCTGCAGATACACAGACGCACCCACACGGGGGAAAAGCCATACAAATGCACTGTGTGCGAAAGAGGATTCACCATGGCCAGTAAACTGACACTTCACATGCGTGTTCACACCGGGGAGCGCCCGTatgtctgctctgtgtgtgggaAAGGTTTTTCACGTGGCGGCGAACTGAAGAAACATACCATGAACCACACGGGGGTTCGACCATACGCTTGTCAGCTGTGTGCAAAGACTTACACATGTCTCAATCACCTGAGGAGACACTTAAAGACTCACAGTGTGCTCCAGACCGTCTGA
- the LOC118117750 gene encoding zinc finger protein ZFMSA12A isoform X2 encodes MLAVMWKVVRQKNVKHYRKVVEFVTLVTEAIPDILTDRQMRLLTLGLRAKMTFQMLRSEQSEDLRHVRTHLDSLLPTSSKQLQPQTEALEDNFVRLIQRLLEDSKGREHFLENVFPVEYGPNFDTALETMVCDFFSRLEELLLIPNFKQTAVWISDTSSVLEEYMQCVTTTDDLKVLLRSKVPHGKMAKMDSIGPSPSEQQLFLSLSLPPSLRATKDMEPKTQTLENQRESEATSPQEVGDTMEKDGRWSDETRQSSTEQTTGEKCSDRVPDGHIVEECDDRATSTSAQSPVLSGSLIGHPRLRVAQKCSQCAKCFIYRYELLEHQRLHTGENPYKCSQCGKAFRRTSDLSTHRRTQCTKAAYICIKCGNSFQSIQERFRHQCIESVQKFDCSQCGKVFKKMYLLDKHELTHSQDRIFRCKQCSGVYPSMSELRSHQRIHPPKLSNQCMQCGKIFSSAACLTAHELRHRQQKTQMCMRCGKAFKNKHDLSLHMRSHTGERPFQCTYCGKRFSVSGNLTVHIRTHTGEKPYLCSDCGKAFVSAGELQIHRRTHTGEKPYKCTVCERGFTMASKLTLHMRVHTGERPYVCSVCGKGFSRGGELKKHTMNHTGVRPYACQLCAKTYTCLNHLRRHLKTHSVLQTV; translated from the exons ATGCTGGCTGTGATGTGGAAGGTGGTTCGTCAGAAGAATGTAAAGCATTATAGGAAGGTGGTGGAGTTTGTGACCTTGGTAACTGAGGCCATCCCTGACATattgactgacagacagatgagacTGCTCACTCTGGGATTAAGAGCAAAG ATGACTTTCCAGATGTTACGTTCTGAACAGTCAGAAGATCTCAGACATGTTAGAACACACTTAGACAGCCTCCTGCCAACCAGCTCAAAACAG CTTCAGCCACAAACTGAAGCCCTCGAAGACAACTTTGTCCGACTTATTCAGAGACTTCTAGAGGACTCAAAAGGGAGAGAACACTTTCTCGAG AATGTGTTTCCCGTGGAGTACGGCCCCAACTTTGATACAGCACTGGAGACGATGGTTTGTGATTTCTTCAGCCGGCTGGAAGAGCTTCTGCTTATACCAAACTTTAAACAG ACCGCAGTATGGATCAGTGATACATCCTCTGTGCTAGAAGAGTACATGCAGTGTGTGACCACTACAGATGACCTCAAAGTTTTGCTCAGAAGCAAGGTGCCTCATGGTAAAATGGCCAAGATGGATTCCATTG GGCCCTCTccatcagagcagcagctcttcttATCGttatctctccctccttcattgAGAGCAACCAAGGACATGGaaccaaaaacacagacattagaAAACCAAAGAGAATCTGAGGCGACTTCTCCTCAGGAGGTGGGAGACACGATGGAAAAGGATGGAAGATGGTCGGATGAGACGCGACAGAGCAGCACAGAACAAACAACAGGAGAGAAATGCAGTGACCGTGTTCCTGATGGTCACATTGTGGAGGAGTGTGATGACAGAGCTACCTCTACATCTGCTCAGAGCCCTGTATTGTCCGGATCTTTAATCGGCCACCCTCGGCTCAGAGTTGCACAGAAATGCAGTCAGTGTGCGAAGTGCTTCATTTACCGTTATGAGCTCCTGGAGCATCAAAGACTGCACACTGGAGAAAACCCCTACAAGTGCTCTCAGTGCGGAAAGGCCTTCAGGAGGACGTCTGACCTGTCCACTCACAGACGGACACAGTGCACGAAGGCCGCTTATATTTGCATCAAATGTGGAAATAGCTTTCAGTCTATACAGGAGAGATTTAGACACCAGTGTATTGAAAGTGTCCAAAAGTTTGACTGTTCTCAGTGTGGAAAagtttttaagaaaatgtacCTGCTGGATAAGCATGAGCTGACTCACAGCCAGGACCGCATCTTCAGGTGCAAACAGTGCAGCGGGGTGTACCCCAGCATGAGCGAGCTGAGATCCCATCAGAGGATTCATCCTCCCAAGCTGTCCAATCAGTGCATGCAGTGTGGGAAGATCTTCAGCTCTGCTGCGTGTCTGACAGCTCACGAGCTGCGCCACAGACAGCAGAAAACGCAGATGTGCATGCGCTGTGGCAAAGCCTTTAAGAACAAGCATGACCTGAGTCTGCACATGCGCAGTCACACAGGCGAGAGGCCTTTTCAGTGCACGTACTGTGGGAAACGTTTCTCAGTGTCCGGAAATCTCACCGTACACATTCGAACTCACACCGGAGAGAAACCATATCTGTGCTCTGACTGCGGAAAGGCTTTTGTTTCAGCGGGCGAGCTGCAGATACACAGACGCACCCACACGGGGGAAAAGCCATACAAATGCACTGTGTGCGAAAGAGGATTCACCATGGCCAGTAAACTGACACTTCACATGCGTGTTCACACCGGGGAGCGCCCGTatgtctgctctgtgtgtgggaAAGGTTTTTCACGTGGCGGCGAACTGAAGAAACATACCATGAACCACACGGGGGTTCGACCATACGCTTGTCAGCTGTGTGCAAAGACTTACACATGTCTCAATCACCTGAGGAGACACTTAAAGACTCACAGTGTGCTCCAGACCGTCTGA
- the LOC118117749 gene encoding zinc finger protein 665 isoform X1, giving the protein MNDMEFSVPLSSLALLVPPLRLMSAVMWEVVRQRNIKHYGKLEEFVSMVTDAVPELMSKREGRLLSLGLRARTTLELLRSEHPEDLKAVETHLNRIRSSCIEETNDPIIEAPEANFMKLVQGLIEDTDGREHFLKNVFPVEYGPDFDTALETLVCEFFTRLEELLPIPDFKQTASWISAAPSVLEEYMQCVSNGDDLKFLLQSKQCHGKLAKSSIAPFQSDDLLIPSLSLPPSLEVAIASHPSACDDENSDVPQIVMFDEELSTNPSTSTDFPESPKRTDIPSSPQRRQQSAMHKCTECDKCFKHHSVLIEHQRVHTGLQPYNCSECGRAFRTATLLAGHRLRKCKNAAYLCIKCGNSFPTSLDKFRHHCPKRGRNYDCGHCGKRFQKSNSLKEHLLTHVQNRLFKCSHCGVGFSGIGDLKYHQQVDHDKPYQCKQCGKSFITSKCLAKHQQRHQEVGEMETAKLMSGGKHRKGGSAHRTSLASLSSRKTSNKSVYPRGRVIHNCPLCGRSFKYRFEFLEHQRFHTAVKPYKCSQCGKSFRTEVHLSGHRRRKCKNAAHICTKCGCQFRSLHDRLRHQCVQLLTKYECSHCGKTFKMAHLLRNHQMSDHQLPYSPNHRFRCRYCEETFPGISELKYHQRVDHEKPYQCQQCGKCFLSEKCLANHELRHNNDRPESCLVCGRGFRNRYDLKQHMRTHTGERPYQCTHCSQCFSTAGGLRSHTRVHTGEKPHVCPDCGKGFSQIGAMRTHRLTHTGERPFKCTVCGKGFTMAHKVTVHMRVHTGERPYVCTQCGKAFSDGSVLKQHMLNHSGVRPYHCQICPKTYTCLNHLRRHLKSHSNMN; this is encoded by the exons ATGAACGACATGG AATTCAGCGTCCCCCTGTCCTCACTGGCGCTTCTGGTCCCACCGCTACGACTGATGTCAGCAGTGATGTGGGAAGTTGTTCGCCAGCGCAACATAAAGCACTATGGGAAGCTGGAGGAGTTTGTGTCCATGGTAACAGATGCAGTTCCTGAGCTGATGAGTAAAAGGGAAGGGAGGCTGCTTTCACTGGGCCTTAGGGCTAGG ACAACTCTTGAACTGTTGCGTTCCGAACATCCCGAGGACCTCAAGGCTGTTGAGACCCACCTTAACCGAATCCGGTCTTCTTGCATTGAGGAG aCAAATGATCCTATTATTGAAGCACCAGAGGCTAACTTTATGAAGCTGGTACAAGGGCTTATTGAAGACACTGACGGCAGAGAACATTTCCTCAAG AACGTGTTTCCTGTGGAGTATGGCCCCGACTTTGACACAGCACTGGAGACTTTAGTTTGTGAATTCTTCACAAGACTCGAGGAGCTGCTGCCAATTCCAGATTTCAAACAG ACTGCCTCCTGGATCAGTGCTGCCCCCTCTGTCTTAGAGGAGTACATGCAGTGTGTCTCAAATGGAGATGACCTTAAGTTTCTCCTCCAGAGCAAACAGTGCCATGGAAAACTGGCAAAGAGCAGCATTG CTCCGTTTCAGTCAGATGATCTGCTcattccctctctgtctctccctccatcgCTGGAAGTAGCCATCGCTTCCCACCCCAGTGCTTGTGACGATGAAAATAGCGACGTTCCTCAGATTGTTATGTTCGATGAGGAATTGTCTACAAACCCTTCCACCTCAACTGACTTTCCTGAATCACCAAAACGGACTGACATCCCATCGTCTCCTCAGAGAAGACAGCAGTCAGCGATGCACAAATGCACCGAGTGTGACAAGTGTTTCAAGCATCACTCTGTCCTCATCGAGCACCAGAGAGTTCACACCGGGCTGCAGCCTTACAACTGCTCCGAGTGTGGGAGGGCTTTCAGAACAGCCACCCTGCTGGCCGGTCACAGGCTGCGCAAATGCAAAAATGCTGCATATCTGTGTATTAAATGTGGGAACAGTTTTCCAACCTCGCTGGACAAATTCAGACATCACTGCCCGAAACGGGGCCGTAACTATGACTGTGGGCATTGTGGAAAGAGATTTCAAAAGTCTAACAGCTTGAAGGAGCATCTGCTAACTCACGTTCAAAACCGGCTTTTCAAGTGCAGCCATTGTGGGGTGGGGTTTTCAGGGATTGGTGACCTGAAGTATCATCAGCAGGTAGATCATGATAAGCCATACCAGTGTAAACAGTGCGGAAAGAGCTTTATCACCTCCAAGTGTCTGGCCAAACATCAACAACGGCATCAAGAGGTTGGTGAAATGGAGACGGCCAAATTAATGAGTGGAGGTAAACATAGAAAAGGTGGCTCAGCTCACCGCACATCTTTAGCCTCTCTGTCGTCCAGGAAGACGTCTAACAAATCCGTCTACCCTCGCGGACGAGTCATCCATAACTGTCCTCTGTGTGGGAGGAGCTTTAAGTATCGCTTTGAATTCCTGGAACACCAGAGGTTCCACACGGCAGTGAAGCCATATAAATGCTCCCAGTGTGGCAAATCCTTCCGCACTGAGGTCCACCTGTCCGGACATAGGAGGAGAAAGTGTAAAAATGCTGcccacatctgcaccaaatgtgGCTGTCAGTTCAGGTCTCTACACGATCGCCTCCGACAccagtgtgtgcagctgctgacAAAATACGAGTGTTCTCACTGCGGGAAGACCTTCAAGATGGCACACCTGCTCAGGAACCATCAGATGAGTGATCACCAGCTTCCCTACAGCCCCAACCATCGCTTCAGGTGCAGATACTGTGAGGAGACTTTCCCTGGGATCAGCGAACTGAAGTACCATCAGAGAGTTGACCACGAGAAACCCTACCAGTGTCAGCAATGTGGCAAgtgtttcctgtctgaaaaATGCCTAGCCAATCACGAGCTGCGCCACAACAATGACAGACCAGAGAGCTGCCTGGTCTGTGGCCGCGGCTTTAGAAACCGCTATGACCTGAAGCAGCACATGCGCACCCACACGGGAGAGCGACCTTACCAGTGCACCCACTGTTCGCAGTGTTTCTCCACTGCAGGAGGACTGAGGAGTCACACCCGGGTTCACACGGGCGAGAAGCCGCACGTTTGTCCAGATTGTGGGAAGGGCTTCTCCCAGATTGGAGCAATGCGCACGCACAGGCTCACCCACACAGGAGAACGGCCATTCAAGTGCACTGTGTGTGGCAAAGGTTTCACAATGGCACACAAGGTAACGGTTCACATGCGCGTCCATACTGGGGAGCGGCCGTACGTGTGCACCCAGTGCGGGAAAGCCTTCTCAGATGGAAGTGTGCTGAAGCAGCACATGCTGAACCACTCAGGAGTGAGACCATACCACTGCCAGATCTGTCCCAAGACGTACACGTGTCTGAACCACCTGAGGAGGCATCTGAAAAGCCACTCTAACATGAACTGA
- the LOC118117749 gene encoding zinc finger protein 665 isoform X2 encodes MNDMEFSVPLSSLALLVPPLRLMSAVMWEVVRQRNIKHYGKLEEFVSMVTDAVPELMSKREGRLLSLGLRARTTLELLRSEHPEDLKAVETHLNRIRSSCIEETNDPIIEAPEANFMKLVQGLIEDTDGREHFLKNVFPVEYGPDFDTALETLVCEFFTRLEELLPIPDFKQTASWISAAPSVLEEYMQCVSNGDDLKFLLQSKQCHGKLAKSSIAPFQSDDLLIPSLSLPPSLEVAIASHPSACDDENSDVPQIVMFDEELSTNPSTSTDFPESPKRTDIPSSPQRRQQSAMHKCTECDKCFKHHSVLIEHQRVHTGLQPYNCSECGRAFRTATLLAGHRLRKCKNAAYLCIKCGNSFPTSLDKFRHHCPKRGRNYDCGHCGKRFQKSNSLKEHLLTHVQNRLFKCSHCGVGFSGIGDLKYHQQVDHDKPYQCKQCGKSFITSKCLAKHQQRHQEVGEMETAKLMSGGKHRKGGSAHRTSLASLSSRKTSNKSVYPRGRVIHNCPLCGRSFKYRFEFLEHQRFHTAVKPYKCSQCGKSFRTEVHLSGHRRRKCKNAAHICTKCGCQFRSLHDRLRHQCVQLLTKYECSHCGKTFKMAHLLRNHQMSDHQLPYSPNHRFRCRYCEETFPGISELKYHQRVDHEKPYQCQQCGKCFLSEKCLANHELRHNNDRPESCLVCGRGFRNRYDLKQHMRTHTGERPYQCTHCSQCFSTAGGLRSHTRVHTGEKPHVCPDCGKGFSQIGAMRTHRLTHTGERPFKCTVCGKGFTMAHKVTVHMRVHTGERPYVCTQCGKAFSDGSVLKQHMLNHSGVRPYHCQICPKTYTCLNHLRRHLKSHSNMN; translated from the exons ATGAACGACATGG AATTCAGCGTCCCCCTGTCCTCACTGGCGCTTCTGGTCCCACCGCTACGACTGATGTCAGCAGTGATGTGGGAAGTTGTTCGCCAGCGCAACATAAAGCACTATGGGAAGCTGGAGGAGTTTGTGTCCATGGTAACAGATGCAGTTCCTGAGCTGATGAGTAAAAGGGAAGGGAGGCTGCTTTCACTGGGCCTTAGGGCTAGG ACAACTCTTGAACTGTTGCGTTCCGAACATCCCGAGGACCTCAAGGCTGTTGAGACCCACCTTAACCGAATCCGGTCTTCTTGCATTGAGGAG aCAAATGATCCTATTATTGAAGCACCAGAGGCTAACTTTATGAAGCTGGTACAAGGGCTTATTGAAGACACTGACGGCAGAGAACATTTCCTCAAG AACGTGTTTCCTGTGGAGTATGGCCCCGACTTTGACACAGCACTGGAGACTTTAGTTTGTGAATTCTTCACAAGACTCGAGGAGCTGCTGCCAATTCCAGATTTCAAACAG ACTGCCTCCTGGATCAGTGCTGCCCCCTCTGTCTTAGAGGAGTACATGCAGTGTGTCTCAAATGGAGATGACCTTAAGTTTCTCCTCCAGAGCAAACAGTGCCATGGAAAACTGGCAAAGAGCAGCATTG CTCCGTTTCAGTCAGATGATCTGCTcattccctctctgtctctccctccatcgCTGGAAGTAGCCATCGCTTCCCACCCCAGTGCTTGTGACGATGAAAATAGCGACGTTCCTCAGATTGTTATGTTCGATGAGGAATTGTCTACAAACCCTTCCACCTCAACTGACTTTCCTGAATCACCAAAACGGACTGACATCCCATCGTCTCCTCAGAGAAGACAGCAGTCAGCGATGCACAAATGCACCGAGTGTGACAAGTGTTTCAAGCATCACTCTGTCCTCATCGAGCACCAGAGAGTTCACACCGGGCTGCAGCCTTACAACTGCTCCGAGTGTGGGAGGGCTTTCAGAACAGCCACCCTGCTGGCCGGTCACAGGCTGCGCAAATGCAAAAATGCTGCATATCTGTGTATTAAATGTGGGAACAGTTTTCCAACCTCGCTGGACAAATTCAGACATCACTGCCCGAAACGGGGCCGTAACTATGACTGTGGGCATTGTGGAAAGAGATTTCAAAAGTCTAACAGCTTGAAGGAGCATCTGCTAACTCACGTTCAAAACCGGCTTTTCAAGTGCAGCCATTGTGGGGTGGGGTTTTCAGGGATTGGTGACCTGAAGTATCATCAGCAGGTAGATCATGATAAGCCATACCAGTGTAAACAGTGCGGAAAGAGCTTTATCACCTCCAAGTGTCTGGCCAAACATCAACAACGGCATCAAGAGGTTGGTGAAATGGAGACGGCCAAATTAATGAGTGGAGGTAAACATAGAAAAGGTGGCTCAGCTCACCGCACATCTTTAGCCTCTCTGTCGTCCAGGAAGACGTCTAACAAATCCGTCTACCCTCGCGGACGAGTCATCCATAACTGTCCTCTGTGTGGGAGGAGCTTTAAGTATCGCTTTGAATTCCTGGAACACCAGAGGTTCCACACGGCAGTGAAGCCATATAAATGCTCCCAGTGTGGCAAATCCTTCCGCACTGAGGTCCACCTGTCCGGACATAGGAGGAGAAAGTGTAAAAATGCTGcccacatctgcaccaaatgtgGCTGTCAGTTCAGGTCTCTACACGATCGCCTCCGACAccagtgtgtgcagctgctgacAAAATACGAGTGTTCTCACTGCGGGAAGACCTTCAAGATGGCACACCTGCTCAGGAACCATCAGATGAGTGATCACCAGCTTCCCTACAGCCCCAACCATCGCTTCAGGTGCAGATACTGTGAGGAGACTTTCCCTGGGATCAGCGAACTGAAGTACCATCAGAGAGTTGACCACGAGAAACCCTACCAGTGTCAGCAATGTGGCAAgtgtttcctgtctgaaaaATGCCTAGCCAATCACGAGCTGCGCCACAACAATGACAGACCAGAGAGCTGCCTGGTCTGTGGCCGCGGCTTTAGAAACCGCTATGACCTGAAGCAGCACATGCGCACCCACACGGGAGAGCGACCTTACCAGTGCACCCACTGTTCGCAGTGTTTCTCCACTGCAGGAGGACTGAGGAGTCACACCCGGGTTCACACGGGCGAGAAGCCGCACGTTTGTCCAGATTGTGGGAAGGGCTTCTCCCAGATTGGAGCAATGCGCACGCACAGGCTCACCCACACAGGAGAACGGCCATTCAAGTGCACTGTGTGTGGCAAAGGTTTCACAATGGCACACAAGGTAACGGTTCACATGCGCGTCCATACTGGGGAGCGGCCGTACGTGTGCACCCAGTGCGGGAAAGCCTTCTCAGATGGAAGTGTGCTGAAGCAGCACATGCTGAACCACTCAGGAGTGAGACCATACCACTGCCAGATCTGTCCCAAGACGTACACGTGTCTGAACCACCTGAG GAGGCATCTGAAAAGCCACTCTAACATGAACTGA
- the LOC118117751 gene encoding collagen alpha-1(VI) chain, whose amino-acid sequence MATHRQDLKDDIDTINYIGKGTYTDCAIKRGLAELLVDGSHYHENKYIMVVTDGHPITGYKEPCGGVQEAANEAKQHGVKVFAVAVSPDQEETRLSIIATDHQYRQNFTAADDSRSTKMETIRTIIDMITNKTEDVCCSFDCNAKGGVKGPDGPTGGKGETGRPGAEGDRGSRGEKGDRGNKGYKGDKGRV is encoded by the exons ATGGCCACACATCGTCAGGACTTGAAGGATGACATCGACACCATCAACTACATCGGCAAGGGCACATACACCGACTGTGCCATCAAGAGAGGCCTTGCTGAGCTGCTCGTTGa TGGCTCCCACTACCACGAGAACAAGTACATCATGGTGGTGACTGATGGTCATCCCATCACTGGGTACAAAGAGCCGTGTGGAGGCGTGCAGGAGGCGGCTAATGAAGCCAAGCAACATGGAGTCAAAGTGTTCGCTGTCGCCGTCTCACCTGACCAGGAG GAAACCAGGCTGTCAATCATCGCCACAGACCACCAGTACAGACAGAACTTCACCGCTGCAGACGACTCCAGATCCACCAAGATGGAAACCATTCGAACCATCATCGATATGATC ACAAACAAGACAGAGGATGTG TGTTGCTCTTTTGACTGCAAT GCTAAAGGAGGGGTTAAAGGACCAGACGGACCGACTGGCGGAAAG GGAGAAACAGGTAGACCGGGTGCAGAG GGAGACCGCGGTTCCAGAGGAGAGAAG GGTGATAGAGGAAACAAAGGCTACAAG GGAGACAAAGGACGTGTCTGA